A single window of Undibacterium sp. 5I1 DNA harbors:
- a CDS encoding nuclear transport factor 2 family protein: MTNTPSPEAVVQQQLDAYNARDLDAWVATYADDGKQFEHPATLVASDKAEIKARATIRFQEPNLHAKLLNRTVMENIVIDHEEVTRTFPEGTGTIRLVAIYEVKNGKIQSGSFVFGEKRLDVTGS, from the coding sequence ATGACAAATACCCCATCACCCGAAGCCGTAGTACAGCAACAATTAGATGCCTATAACGCCCGCGACCTGGATGCCTGGGTAGCAACCTATGCAGATGACGGCAAACAATTTGAACATCCTGCGACCTTGGTCGCCAGTGACAAAGCAGAAATCAAAGCGCGCGCCACCATCCGATTTCAAGAACCCAATTTGCACGCCAAACTGCTAAACCGCACGGTGATGGAAAATATAGTGATCGATCATGAAGAAGTGACACGTACTTTTCCAGAGGGCACAGGCACGATCAGGCTGGTCGCTATTTATGAAGTAAAGAACGGGAAAATCCAATCTGGCTCGTTTGTGTTTGGCGAGAAACGACTGGATGTAACTGGGTCTTAA
- the pnuC gene encoding nicotinamide riboside transporter PnuC, with amino-acid sequence MNDPIPLLGFSTTALELISFVLSVLTVALNIKQIHWAWLFSVLASGLYGLVFFDAKLYGDMGLQLVFILVSLWGWWLWLRGSSAGDTSTTLVVSGLSSMQRMWSILAWLIGFVVLAWFLKSFTDTDVPYADGFLTAGSLLGQLLLSRKKRENWHVWIIVDILYVGLYVHKGLMLTAILYSIFVVMAVAGLRAWSKK; translated from the coding sequence ATGAACGACCCTATCCCGTTATTGGGTTTTAGTACCACCGCATTGGAGTTGATTTCCTTTGTGTTGTCGGTGCTGACTGTTGCATTGAATATCAAGCAAATTCATTGGGCATGGTTGTTTTCTGTTCTGGCTTCTGGATTATATGGCCTGGTCTTTTTTGACGCTAAATTGTATGGCGATATGGGTTTGCAGCTGGTATTTATTCTTGTGTCTTTGTGGGGGTGGTGGCTATGGTTACGCGGTAGTTCGGCAGGCGATACGTCGACGACTTTGGTCGTATCTGGGCTATCGTCAATGCAGCGTATGTGGTCGATCTTGGCGTGGCTGATCGGCTTCGTTGTATTAGCGTGGTTTTTAAAATCATTTACTGATACCGATGTGCCGTATGCCGATGGCTTTTTGACGGCGGGTAGTCTATTAGGGCAGCTGCTGTTGTCACGTAAAAAGAGAGAGAATTGGCACGTCTGGATCATCGTCGATATTTTGTATGTCGGCCTTTACGTGCATAAGGGGTTGATGTTGACTGCGATTTTGTATTCTATTTTTGTAGTGATGGCGGTCGCTGGCTTACGCGCTTGGAGTAAAAAATAA
- a CDS encoding ATP-binding protein has product MTSQTDKNSINRVAILGAESSGKSALAEALAAHYKTVWVPEYLREFVETQQRVPKEAEQILIARTQVERENKLAQQAHQWLFCDTSPLMTALYSRHYFGEADADLATLEAQHQYDFTIVTAPDFPWTADGLQRESAVVRQRVHEELLDLLDEREMPFLLVGGSLKERVEQVSFALSFLMS; this is encoded by the coding sequence ATGACGAGTCAGACGGACAAAAATTCAATCAATCGAGTTGCGATATTAGGCGCCGAGTCTTCGGGTAAATCAGCGCTTGCTGAGGCATTGGCGGCGCATTACAAAACGGTATGGGTTCCAGAATATTTACGCGAGTTTGTCGAGACGCAGCAACGCGTGCCGAAAGAAGCAGAACAAATTCTGATCGCTCGTACTCAGGTCGAGCGCGAGAATAAACTCGCTCAACAAGCCCATCAGTGGTTATTTTGCGATACCTCGCCGCTGATGACCGCCTTATATAGTCGCCATTATTTTGGTGAAGCTGACGCTGATCTGGCCACTTTAGAAGCGCAGCATCAATATGATTTTACGATAGTGACTGCACCGGATTTTCCGTGGACTGCCGATGGCTTGCAGCGCGAATCAGCGGTAGTAAGGCAGCGAGTGCATGAAGAATTGCTGGACTTATTGGATGAGCGGGAAATGCCGTTCTTGCTGGTAGGCGGGAGTTTGAAAGAACGGGTAGAACAAGTCAGTTTCGCGTTGTCATTCCTGATGAGTTGA
- a CDS encoding TonB-dependent receptor, whose product MSFNLLPFRLALLPLAIFIAFNPVAQAQQSTPVQADPQKTQTPAPAPNTAPANKEQIQKVEVSGAKGYDERRQDTATKIVVTQEDIIRYGDSTIADVLKRLPGITIGGVQGRGGDIRMRGLGSGYTQILLNGEPSPPGFSLDSLSPDLIERIEIIRAATAEYSTQAIAGAINIVLKRTVQTSQSELKIGGQEDGGKYGVNANWQVSDKAGKMSYSISGSLNHGQYERPSRMDEVGTDANGNVNLRRSTSIDNWGTFSGIGLSPRVNFNLDNGDTVTTQSFVNANRFSGNSTDSSVTSLGALPNYVSDRTQIQSEFAMLRTNLNWIHKMADSAKLDFKLGFNYNKRSSDVNTQGYDINQSEILDRKNQTSASDKGLTWGGKYTAPFMTDHALAIGWDGAYSKRNEARTIHDITTNGVTPLNLNEVFDASVNRIAVFAQDEWNVTKRWSVYAGLRWEGIDTKSTGNSYAEVNNRSSVFSPILQTLWKLPDSKNDQVRLGLTRTYKAPDTSSLIPRRYISENNSPTSPDSIGNPNLKPELAWGLDAAFEHYLPEGGLMSVSVFMRRIDDITRTQLSNVNGIWTNMPINDGQATTRGIEMEAKFPLRSVMKDAPAIDFRSNLSFNWSNLETVPGPNNRLDSQTPISANVGLDYKLDKIPLTIGGNLSFQDGGPVRLSANKTSYSVPKRGLDLYGLWKFNPKTNLRVSLANALHQDNINASSYADTFGSLTQTTTTPTTVAVRALLEMKM is encoded by the coding sequence ATGTCATTTAACCTCCTTCCATTCCGCCTTGCCTTATTGCCATTAGCAATTTTCATCGCGTTTAATCCGGTAGCTCAAGCGCAGCAATCAACTCCGGTGCAGGCCGACCCGCAAAAAACACAAACTCCAGCGCCAGCACCAAACACTGCGCCTGCAAATAAAGAACAAATCCAAAAGGTCGAAGTCAGCGGCGCCAAAGGTTACGACGAGCGTCGCCAGGATACCGCAACCAAAATCGTGGTGACACAGGAGGACATTATTCGCTACGGCGATTCAACAATAGCTGATGTGTTGAAGCGTCTTCCCGGTATTACGATCGGTGGAGTGCAAGGACGTGGTGGAGATATCCGCATGCGTGGTCTGGGTTCCGGTTATACCCAAATTTTGCTCAATGGCGAGCCTAGCCCCCCGGGATTTTCTTTAGATTCACTCTCACCCGACCTGATCGAGCGGATAGAAATTATCCGTGCCGCCACTGCCGAGTACAGCACACAAGCCATTGCAGGTGCGATCAATATCGTATTAAAGCGCACTGTACAAACGTCACAGAGTGAACTCAAAATTGGCGGGCAAGAGGATGGGGGCAAGTACGGTGTCAACGCCAACTGGCAAGTGTCAGATAAAGCTGGAAAAATGTCCTACTCGATTTCAGGTTCGCTGAATCATGGTCAATACGAGCGTCCGTCACGTATGGATGAAGTTGGTACCGATGCGAATGGTAATGTAAATTTACGGCGCAGTACTTCCATCGACAACTGGGGCACTTTCAGCGGCATCGGCTTGTCGCCAAGGGTTAATTTTAATTTAGACAATGGCGATACCGTAACGACTCAGAGCTTTGTCAACGCGAACCGTTTTTCCGGCAATAGTACCGATAGCTCGGTGACGAGTTTAGGCGCATTGCCGAATTACGTCAGTGATCGAACTCAGATCCAATCTGAGTTCGCGATGCTTAGAACCAATCTGAACTGGATACACAAAATGGCGGATAGTGCCAAGCTGGATTTTAAGCTTGGCTTTAACTATAACAAGCGTAGTTCGGATGTGAACACGCAAGGCTATGACATCAATCAGTCAGAAATACTAGATAGAAAAAATCAAACCAGCGCAAGCGACAAAGGTTTGACTTGGGGCGGTAAATATACGGCGCCTTTTATGACTGATCATGCCTTAGCTATTGGCTGGGATGGTGCCTATAGCAAACGCAACGAAGCTCGGACGATACATGACATCACTACCAATGGAGTGACGCCACTTAACTTGAATGAAGTATTTGATGCCAGCGTTAACCGCATCGCCGTATTTGCGCAAGATGAGTGGAATGTCACCAAACGCTGGTCAGTCTATGCCGGTCTGCGCTGGGAAGGGATCGATACCAAGAGCACGGGCAATTCCTATGCCGAAGTCAATAACCGTTCCAGCGTTTTTAGCCCGATTCTGCAAACATTATGGAAACTGCCTGACAGCAAAAATGACCAGGTACGCCTTGGTCTGACACGCACTTATAAAGCGCCGGATACCAGCAGTCTGATTCCGCGCCGTTATATTTCAGAAAACAATAGTCCAACCAGTCCTGATAGCATCGGCAACCCCAATCTAAAACCAGAATTGGCATGGGGACTGGATGCAGCATTTGAACATTATCTGCCCGAGGGTGGCTTGATGAGTGTGAGTGTGTTTATGCGCAGAATTGACGACATCACCCGCACCCAATTATCTAACGTCAACGGTATCTGGACCAATATGCCTATCAATGATGGGCAAGCTACTACCCGTGGCATTGAGATGGAAGCCAAGTTCCCATTGCGTTCAGTGATGAAGGACGCGCCTGCAATCGACTTCCGTTCCAACCTATCGTTTAACTGGTCCAATCTTGAAACAGTACCTGGTCCAAATAATCGTCTCGATTCGCAAACACCGATCAGCGCCAACGTCGGCTTAGATTACAAGCTGGATAAAATACCGCTGACCATCGGCGGCAATCTGAGTTTTCAAGACGGCGGTCCAGTACGTTTGTCTGCCAATAAAACCAGCTACTCAGTACCAAAGCGCGGTTTAGATTTATACGGATTATGGAAATTTAATCCAAAAACCAACCTGCGCGTCTCACTGGCAAATGCGCTACATCAAGACAATATTAATGCTTCAAGTTACGCAGACACCTTTGGTTCTTTGACACAAACTACGACGACACCGACAACGGTAGCAGTGCGTGCTTTGTTGGAAATGAAGATGTGA